Proteins encoded together in one Candidatus Dormiibacterota bacterium window:
- a CDS encoding MarR family transcriptional regulator, giving the protein MSQDFFAVFGSAVRGLRARLDRILQSHGLRLGQYQVLRVLWDHDGSTPRELADRLDVEMPTVTRTVQRMVRDGLVQREAHGTDARSIRIRLTPLGTNKKAEVARLFSDEAERALTGFSTRDRAAFVAFLERINTNVRR; this is encoded by the coding sequence ATGAGCCAAGACTTCTTTGCCGTTTTCGGGAGCGCCGTTCGTGGCTTACGCGCACGGCTCGACCGCATTCTGCAAAGTCACGGCTTGCGGCTGGGGCAGTATCAAGTGCTGCGCGTCCTGTGGGATCACGACGGGTCGACGCCGCGCGAACTCGCCGATCGGCTCGACGTCGAGATGCCGACCGTCACCCGAACCGTGCAGCGAATGGTGCGCGACGGTTTGGTACAACGCGAAGCGCACGGGACCGACGCGCGTTCCATACGCATTCGGCTCACGCCCCTTGGAACGAATAAGAAAGCCGAGGTCGCTCGCCTGTTCAGCGATGAGGCCGAGCGTGCACTGACAGGATTTTCAACCCGAGATCGCGCGGCGTTCGTGGCGTTCCTCGAACGCATCAATACCAACGTTCGGCGCTAG